CGGTGAGGACGAGCTGCTTGAGGATTTCGAGCGGCGTCACGGCGAATGGGAGCGGCGGCAGCAGGATAAGCGGGTGCGGGCGGAGGTCGAGAAGGCGCTTTCAGAGCGGCAGGAGGCCTTTCAACGGGAACAGTTTATCCGCCGCTCACAAACGGTCAACGAACTGGTGCAGCAGGATACGGAGGCTCCGGCAGTGGCCAGTTTCATTCAGAAGAATCCTGCGCCGGCAAGGCTGATGCAGCTGATGAACGAAGATCCAGATGTATTTATGTACGTATATGACGGCATGAGGCAGATCGTCGGTAAGGGTAATTATTTTAAGGAGATTGCTATGAGACAGCGTGGCGTACCGACCACGCAACCCGCCGCTGCCCCCTCTCAGTCCGCTGCCCAGCCGTCCGCCGTCCGTTCTCCGGCTGCTGTGCCGGTAAGGACACACGTGAAGACGCCGCAGGCGCCATTCACGGAAAACGGAGGTGTAAGCAGTAAAGGAGGAGGTGGAGGCGGTGTAAGTTTTGCGGAGATGTCGGATAAGGAGTTCGCAAGTTATATGAAGCGAGTGAGTATGCAGGGCCTGTAGGGCTGGAGGAGGAAAATAATGTTTAATGTTGCAAGAAGGCTCAATCTGAGCTTTTTCGAGGTGAATACGCGGAATTTCCCGACGGAGATTAAGAATTTTTATGACCGCGTGGCGTTGACGACGGCGCTTCCGTTTCTGCCTTTCCGAAAGTGGGGACAGAAGCGGCCGCTGCCTAAGAACAAGGGCAAGGTGATATCTTTCCGCCGCTGGGGCGTGCTGGCTCCGGCCACTACGCCGCTGACAGAGGGTATCACTCCGACCGGCAGCTCTCTGGACTATGAGACGATCACAGCCACGGTACAGCAGTACGGTGACTGGATACCTCTCACGGACCAGGTGCAGGATCTCGCCATTGACGCTGTGCTGACGCAGGTTGTCCAGCAGCTGGGCGAGCAGCAGGGCGAGACGCTGGCGATTTTAGCCCGCAACCAGATGGTCGCGGGGGTAAATGTCAGCTACGCGAATAAGGTCACGTCGAGGTCGGAGGTGGTGGCGAGGGTCAGCGCCGACGACTATGACCGGATCATCCTGAAGCTGAAGATGAAGCTGGCCAAGCGCCACACCGA
The window above is part of the Cloacibacillus evryensis DSM 19522 genome. Proteins encoded here:
- a CDS encoding N4-gp56 family major capsid protein gives rise to the protein MFNVARRLNLSFFEVNTRNFPTEIKNFYDRVALTTALPFLPFRKWGQKRPLPKNKGKVISFRRWGVLAPATTPLTEGITPTGSSLDYETITATVQQYGDWIPLTDQVQDLAIDAVLTQVVQQLGEQQGETLAILARNQMVAGVNVSYANKVTSRSEVVARVSADDYDRIILKLKMKLAKRHTEIIMPTVKIETKPIRAAYIAIISPYTTVELERQLGNGYVPVANYASGVGVMEGEVGSYKEIRFIETTHAMVYEDAGGNVADGCKSTSGTKTDVYADLIFGKEAYGETMVGGKDTHTVIIKMHKDDDTSDTSDPLNQRGTAGWKDYYVAKILNDDWIVRYEHAVKS